The Lycium barbarum isolate Lr01 chromosome 4, ASM1917538v2, whole genome shotgun sequence nucleotide sequence atataataattcattaccaatcaacttctttcaattcataaagaatatttaacaaatactcaattaacaaaataataattcattaacaattcataaataattaaccaaattcaactcataaacatataacaaattaacaatgttaacaattcataaataattaaccaaattaacaactcataaacatataacaaattaacaatgcataaacatttaataaattaacaattcataaacatttaacaaataatgaattaaacaaaaaaaaaaaaaaaaaagggcacaGCCACTGCCcgatcaaagcaaaaaaaaaaaaaaaaaaaaacgaaatttgttttttttttttttttgaaaattaaagacGATTAaatataaaacatgcatgcaatataatgtatataataaaataataacaaaagtcatagtagaaaaccttaatcgaagattttttgtagagttattttaatcgagttgtacgccgctttttctcaaaattcgaacttagaatcttgctccttgacttgaatataccgagaatctaaactttctggatgaaatttaatagaaaacgatGTTTTTAATGCGTGGGGACCACCTTggctcgcctccaatggcgtttttaattttttttgccactggaggggccagtggtggaacccgatcgaGTTTATAGTGGAGgactataacgcatgattttactgcgttataggagagagggaaactcctataacgcagtaaaatcatgcgttataagTGATACCGTATTtagtatagcgcagtattttactgcgttatagtacttaacgggtccgtctccgttagtattatagcgcagtaaaatactgcgctatagatactttagtaactttttttttttgttagagtcttttagttcaaaatgttttttttgagTCATTTTGATTCCGGAGCCACCCCGCACATTGTTTTAATTAATGCTTCTCATTCAAGTCTCCTTCCCTTTTCGCATTGTCTCTGAATTTGAGTATTGATTAATAGAATATTAATTAATATTTAATATCAGATTCTATGTAGTAGTTTCAATCTATTTCTCTGGTTGTGTGCTCTGTAATTAAAAGGACTGATGGGTAAAGGCTTTGGTCGGTTGTGATGCATTTCTTTGTCTCCCGTCAGTCTCTCACTCTTCATAAAATAAGGGATCTACAGTCTACACCATAAATTTTTTTGGTTGACCACCTGATATTTAGAATTTACTCATTGAATTATTTTAAATTTATGCGGGACAAATTTCATTGAAGAGAaaacgcttttttttttttttttttttttttcattttctgtaGTTCTAACAAAAGCTTAAAGGTGACGATCTTATTCACCCCCACTACATCTACTATGATAAAGTACGTACGAACCCGAGGCCTCTAACAAAAGGGATGGATttcatctcccccccccccccccccataacaTCTACATTAGTCTGCGTGAAAATTTACTCTTTCTGTCCTAATTTTCATTGACACTTATCGCTTTTCGAGAGTTAAATGAGTTGTTCTTTGATCTTAATTTTTacatatatcttttaaatattttaaattattaattgggGTGACTTATACTACTTataaaatatgtaaattttattttgaaaaatttaGAGATTCTATGTTCAAATACGCTGTCAAAATTTAAGAAGTTTGACTCACGAAAAGTAAAAAGTATCAAACAAATTGGGACAGAAGGATTACTCGCTTAGATCACTTAAATTAGTATAGGTTTTATATACTCAGAGGTGTATGTAGCCTTCAAggtggggttcaattgaacccttaAATTTCGACGCGAAATACAAATTTATGtattaaaatttattaaaattgcaataaatagtaaacatcaattcataacttttaaaatacaaTAGGTTCAACTAAGAATCCTGAAAGGCTAGAACCCTAGATCTACCTCTTTATATgatgatggtatatatatatagaaggttACACCATCAAATAAAAGTTGATTGCAACTATTTCTATATGCAAACATTAGTTGGTAATCTGAAGAAATAAAGATACTCATCTATATAAAAGGTTAAAGTACACCAATAgtataataaatttttatactgtttctacattatgcatacaacttaaaattatttttataaaaattattaatAATTAGTAACCTGATAAAAACTAAAAGTAACTTGCTATCACCTGTAAAACTATACAACGAACATAACTTAAAATCTTAAATAAACACTTAACATAGAGCAGAAGTATCACTATTTAATGTTACTTTTGACAATACATGTATAGTCATACTTCCTTATAGCAGTCACTCGTTATAGCAATATTTCATTATAATAGTTAAATTTTCTTTCTAATCAATCTCATAATATATTTTACCGTAATAATATTTTACCTATAACAATAAGCATAATATTGGAAACAAGTCTGCGAACACATTCACACTTGTTTCCAATATACGGAGTAGTACATTACAGCTATGTTACAAcctaaaaatatatatttcaagAAAAGAACTCTCTTGCAGCTCTGTCCCAGCTCTTACTATATATAAACCAGCCTTCACTTACAAAAAAAATCAATTCTCTCTCTCTGATCTCTTCTCTTCACTAAAAAAATAGTACTTCATCATTTCTCAACATCTCTGTATAAACACACATCTTTATAATTTACAACAACTACACTGCGTATCAGCGTTTGTTGAAGTTACCACAACTGCCTACAAAACACAGAGCAAAAACAAGTGgaagaaaacttcaagaaaaggCATTTTTCATACATTAACAATGTCTTTAGAGCTACCAAATTATTCAGAAACTGAATCTATGTGCAACTCTTCATGTTCACCTTCATCTGTTATTCTTCATCATCCACTTCCACAAATCAACTCAAAAAATCGACTCAAAAGATGTGGAGATGAACAAGAAGAAAACAACGATGATGGCAATATAGTAAATTGCAAGAAAAATGGTGGCAAAACTAATAGTAATGATGGGAAACATCCATCTTACGTTGGTGTTAGAATGCGCGCGTGGGGTAAATGGGTGTCTGAAATTCGTGAACCAAAGAAGAAATCTCGTATTTGGTTAGGCACTTTCGCCACGCCCGAAATGGCGGCGCGTGCACACGACGTTGCTGCTATGTCTATTAAAGGAAACTCAGCTATACTTAATTTCCCACAATTTGCCGATTTATTGCCAAGACCTGTCACGTGCTCCCCACGTGACGTTCAAGCTGCTGCTGTTAAAGCTGCTCATATGGAACATCTCATTCCAAACTCATCGGAATCTTCGCCCGACGTGTCGATGACGTCATCATCGTCGTCGTTGGTTTCGGGCATTTCCTCGTCCTACGGCGACGAGGAGTCGACACTGCAGCCAGAGGCAGCGGAATCGATGACGTCATCCTCGTCGTCGACAGACAAGAACAACAATAGCATGCTCaatgtagtcccacaagtggagtGTGGAGAGAATAAGATGTATGCTCACCTTACTCCTACTTTTGTGGGGCCGTCATCCTCGTCGTCAGACATTTCCTCGTTGTCAACAAACAAGGACAACAATAACATAGCTAATATAGTTCCACAAGTGGACTCTGAAGAGaatagaatgtacgcagaccttactcctatcttTGTGGGGACGTCATGCTCGTCGTCGCTGTCATTAATTTCGGGCATTACCTCTTCATGTGACGAGGAGTTGACGGGGCCGCAGGTTACTGCGGCGCCGCAACAGGAGGAGCTGAGCGAGATAGTGGAGCTACCAAGACTCGGTACTAGTTACGACTCAGTTGAGTCAACTCAGGAAGTGCTGAGTTTGTTCGAGTCAGATGGATGGTGGGACTATGGAAACTGTGAATATTTTTTTGGTGAAGAGAATAATATTAGTAGTATgggatttacaggattagaagctGTGGTATCAAGCAGTTTTGAGAGTTTTTTATGGCAACATTAGAATAAAAAATGGTgtgttcttttcttttttgctaatcttatttttattttaattagttTATACTTTTGCTTTGATTTAGGTATACTATTGATCAAAGGGATGAACTTTATACGTTTCTTGCATCTCAAGCAGTACTTTTTGCCAGTTTGCTATGGCATTTTACAGCTATTGATATTCTTTATGATATGGTGAAAAAGACTATTGGATAATCtctttgtttttaatttttttttaaattttgataaTATCTTTGATTTTTCTCcccttctctctttttctctaatcATCTAATGTGGAAAGGACATTTAGAATTATCGAATTTGAAGTGAGTTATTTTATGGATTTAGACTGTATATACTGATAGGGTAAAAAAGTTTCACACGATAGGTGTAACTGTGTAGGTGTTAATATAGCACATTTGTTACTATCATTATTGCGATACTGATTAATGTTCATCGTAGCTAGATGCAAATACAATTAGCATTTCCGTAATTGGGAAATTTTATCTATTTTGTATTTATAATGCTTTGATGACATGGCTGTGGTAGCAAATCCTTTTTTAGTTC carries:
- the LOC132636814 gene encoding ethylene-responsive transcription factor ERF037-like encodes the protein MSLELPNYSETESMCNSSCSPSSVILHHPLPQINSKNRLKRCGDEQEENNDDGNIVNCKKNGGKTNSNDGKHPSYVGVRMRAWGKWVSEIREPKKKSRIWLGTFATPEMAARAHDVAAMSIKGNSAILNFPQFADLLPRPVTCSPRDVQAAAVKAAHMEHLIPNSSESSPDVSMTSSSSSLVSGISSSYGDEESTLQPEAAESMTSSSSSTDKNNNSMLNVVPQVECGENKMYAHLTPTFVGPSSSSSDISSLSTNKDNNNIANIVPQVDSEENRMYADLTPIFVGTSCSSSLSLISGITSSCDEELTGPQVTAAPQQEELSEIVELPRLGTSYDSVESTQEVLSLFESDGWWDYGNCEYFFGEENNISSMGFTGLEAVVSSSFESFLWQH